One Desmodus rotundus isolate HL8 chromosome 4, HLdesRot8A.1, whole genome shotgun sequence DNA segment encodes these proteins:
- the SPRN gene encoding shadow of prion protein — MNWMAATCWALLLAATFLCDSGETKGGRGGARGSARGGLRGGARGVPRARVRPAPRYSGSSLRMGAAGAAAGAAAGLAAGSAGRRVLGPWESGLEDEDAAPEGNRTGVYSYRAWTSGAGPTCGLRLCLLLGGALSALGLLQP, encoded by the coding sequence ATGAACTGGATGGCAGCGACCTGCTGGGCTCTGCTGCTAGCAGCCACCTTCCTGTGCGACAGCGGCGAGACCAAGGGCGGCCGCGGAGGGGCTCGCGGTAGCGCCCGGGGAGGGCTGCGCGGGGGCGCGCGCGGGGTCCCCAGGGCGCGTGTGAGGCCAGCGCCCCGCTACTCGGGCTCCTCCCTGCGCATGGGGGCGGCGGGGGCAGCGGCTGGGGCCGCTGCGGGCCTGGCTGCGGGCTCGGCCGGGAGGAGGGTCCTGGGTCCCTGGGAGAGCGGCCTGGAGGACGAGGACGCGGCACCCGAAGGCAACAGGACAGGCGTCTACAGCTACAGGGCCTGGACGTCGGGCGCGGGGCCCACGTGTGGCCTGCGCCTCTGCCTGCTGCTGGGAGGCGCTCTCAGCGCCCTAGGGCTGCTGCAGCCCTAG